One window from the genome of Antechinus flavipes isolate AdamAnt ecotype Samford, QLD, Australia chromosome X, AdamAnt_v2, whole genome shotgun sequence encodes:
- the AWAT1 gene encoding acyl-CoA wax alcohol acyltransferase 1 gives MPSRWQCDASFIGRSLAICQWHLTYLAIFWILLPAFFYLLFTPFWPLPALYVAWLVLDWKTPEQGGRRSAWVQNWQVWTMIRDYFPIVLLKTKDLNPEHNYIMGVHPHGILTFGAFCNFCTEATNFSTTFPGIRPYLATLSWFFKVPFIREYLMAKGVCPVSQPAIDYMLSKNGPGNLVGIVIGGVGEALQSVPNSTSLIIKKRKGFVRTALRHGAHLVPTFTFGETEVYHQVLFPEGSRMHRFQNWFHSFWGFYCCVFYGRGFFQDFWGLLPLPKPIITIVGEPIMVPKMENPSQETVEKYHTIYMEALKKLFDDHKTQYGNSKTQELLFL, from the exons ATGCCCTCCCGCTGGCAATGCGACGCCAGCTTCATTGGCCGGAGCCTCGCGATCTGTCAGTGGCACCTGACTTACTTGGCCATAT TCTGGATCTTGCTGCCTGCCTTTTTCTACCTGCTGTTCACTCCTTTCTGGCCTCTACCTGCACTCTATGTGGCCTGGCTTGTCCTGGACTGGAAGACACCCGAGCAAG GTGGCAGGCGTTCAGCCTGGGTACAGAACTGGCAAGTCTGGACGATGATCCGAGACTACTTCCCCATTGTG CTCCTGAAGACTAAGGACCTGAACCCAGAGCACAACTATATCATGGGTGTTCATCCCCATGGCATCCTGACCTTCGGGGCTTTCTGCAACTTCTGCACTGAGGCCACGAACTTCTCCACCACCTTCCCCGGCATCAGACCCTACCTGGCCACGCTCTCCTGGTTCTTCAAGGTCCCCTTTATCAGGGAATACCTCATGGCTAAAG GTGTGTGCCCGGTGAGTCAGCCCGCCATTGACTACATGCTGTCCAAGAATGGCCCTGGGAATCTGGTAGGCATTGTCATCGGGGGCGTTGGCGAGGCTCTGCAGAGCGTACCTAACAGCACCTCCCTGATCATCAAGAAACGCAAAGGGTTCGTGCGCACAGCCCTCCGGCACGG GGCTCACTTGGTCCCGACCTTCACCTTTGGGGAGACGGAAGTCTACCACCAAGTGCTGTTCCCTGAGGGCAGCCGTATGCACCGATTCCAGAACTGGTTTCATAGTTTCTGGGGTTTTTACTGTTGTGTCTTCTATGGACGTGGCTTCTTCCAGGACTTTTGGGGACTTCTGCCACTCCCCAAGCCCATCATCACCATTG TCGGGGAGCCTATAATGGTCCCCAAGATGGAGAATCCGAGCCAAGAGACAGTGGAAAAGTATCACACCATATACATGGAAGCCCTGAAGAAGTTGTTCGATGATCACAAGACCCAGTATGGGAACTCAAAGACCCAGGAGCTGTTGTTCCTTTGA